From Tachysurus fulvidraco isolate hzauxx_2018 chromosome 6, HZAU_PFXX_2.0, whole genome shotgun sequence:
caagtcaagaagcttttattgtcatttcaaccataaatAGCTGTTGCAGtttacagtgaaatgagacaacgtttctccaggaccttgAGGCTACATAGAACAAATACAGAGCTAAGGACACATAGATAGACACCTAGGTACATAAAGTgaatctgtgcaacctggtgtacacagtgcagaacaaaaggacagtgcagggcaaaaggacagtgcaggacaaaagacagtgcaaagaAACAATAGAAGACATTTCaccaaagacaatacacaaaaacagcgcTGATCAgcgtaaatactgtatgttcaatcaatattgcgtgtgcagaaatactggaatgaacacactAGTATTATAgtagcagttacatgagatattgttttgcaaaacagcaaacacctgaaatgtgagtgtgtatttggtgtgggtcattgcagtccatacagttgattgtacatgtgtgtgtgcgagtgtgttcattctgtgtgtgattgtgctcgGTTCAGTTCATTCTGGAAACCTGCTAGTTTTAACGTTTTGCACAGGAATGATCATTAAGAGTAAGAGTCCACATGTGGCCCATATGGGAGTGATTAAGCCTAAATTAAGTTTGTGAACGTGTGATACTCACTGTCAGCAAATGGTCTAAATGGACGACAGGTTTGAGGTGCCGACGTCTCCTTCCCTAAAAAGGCTGTAACGTTGATGTAGTATGTCAGATTTGGATCAGACAAAACATCCGTCAGGTTACAGAGCAACGGGGAACGAACTTCTACACAGCTGTCCACTGTCATCCAGCCATTTCTGCACAGtcatacaaacacaacataggACCAGCAGGTTAATAGACTACAGCATCACTTTGGTGGAGTAAAAGATCTCTCTGATAGACTACAACATGACTAAAACATCTCACTCACGGACTACAACATCTCGCTGACAGACTACAACATCACTGACGGACTACGACACCTTACTGACGGACTACGACATCTCACTGATGGATTACGACATCTCACTGATGGATTACATCTCTGATGGACTACGACATCACTGATGGACTACAACATCTCAATGACGGACTACATCATCTCTCTGATGGACTACATCATCTATCTGATGGATTACAATGCctgtaaacattaaataatcCATTAAGTACCACACCCATAGGATCTGAAGATGACGCTGTAATGTAGTCCTGCAGGAGAACCAGGTCCAGCCTCCCACTTGAGCAGGTGAACGAAGTTTTTTGAATCCATGGTGATGTTTTCGGGTGCAGGGACATCACACAACACTGGAGGGAGAAAACTTTGTCGTTTAATTGTTCTCCAAAGTGCACTAGATTAGACTGACTCTAATGTGTGGTGTGAAGTCAGAAGGTCAACATTAAATCCAGAAGAGTTACAGACCTGAACATGATAGAACCAGCATGAGCAGTGTGTAAACATGATCCATAGCAGCTTAGCATAACACTGCGCATTACAGCACAATTACAGCTTTTACACGTCTAACGACACACATTTAACTTCTCTAAACAACAAGACTCCTTCTAGATAACAGAGCCATGATGTCACTTCTAACAGCTTAGCTTCATCACATCAAGTGTAAGAAAAAGAACCGTTACCATGACAGTCAACTTCCATGGTAACGTTTAGCAACTTATAGCATCACTTTAAATAAACCTATATACTCCGATTTAGATAGAAAATAACTCCGAACTTCTCTCCAATACCAAGACATACAGGAAGTGATGAGAAATCAGCCACTTCTCGGATTctcagaatgaaagaaaaagggTTTTTTCCGTCTACCTGTATTCAGACAAATCCCGCCCATTATGGGCGACGATTAACCAGTAACCCTGCTTCTGATTGGATACTTGTCTCTCGTAGCGACGGGGCAGGGAGAATATTATCCAATCGTAAACAGGAGGCCGATTTGGTGCGATTACGGGTACAAAATTTGCTTTTTTACATCCATACTCCCAGGATGCGTCGCCatcattcaaaataaaagtttctaACCACTTTTGCgcagaataaatattaattatttttaaaaaaaaaaaaaaaaaaaaaaaaaaaaaaaaacatactgtaaaaaTCTGTACactattttgcttgtttttttttatcgttgatcaatattaaaaataaaattatatagaaatattcCTATTATATTTCTGGTACAATGTTAAATGtaccagaaataaaataatcactATATTAAAATTATGTAGAATAACCGTTATCACATGCTGTGGGGAAATTCCTGTGAGAAACGTCGCTTTATGTCATGTTATTAACTGACTCGCGTAATTCAGCGACACCAGGTGGACAATCCGGGGAACTGCATCGAGAGGATGTCAATACCATGTCTGTCTGAATTCAATATGAAATCAGTGTTACTCATTCAGCCATTTATTTATGACATATTTATAGATTCAGATAAGCATCAGTtcacaaacacaatgacaagAACTGCCCATAAACTGAGGGGTTTATGAGTAGTCTATGTTGTAGAAGACAACCAAAACATTACaatttagaaaacaataaataaataaaatcccacAATTAAAAAGGAATTATGTTTTACATTCATTCTATTTCCAGCATGACACACAGCGTTGCAGTGcaatatgtttgtttattctatGATCCTGTGATAAAAAGGGAACCAGGTGAAATGTGTAAATCTATAGGTGTTTTTAGGTAAGTTTAGGAATCGCAGATGTGTGTCATAtctgagagagaaggagggatggagggagagtgagggagagcaagagagagagagagagagagagagagagagagagagagagagagagagatgaaagaaagaaagatggtgagagagggagggaggaaaagagagagtgaaagggAGTATGggctagagaaagagagagaaagagaaagagagcgagacagaatCACCTGCCAGGGTTATGTGCAAAAGAAAATCATCACCTCTACATCACTCTGTATTACTTATGCATAACTTGTACagaaaacatattaaaacagAGGATCTGATCCATCACCAtgcctgctaaaaaaaacattttcatgatTACAACAACAATTTACTTAAGCTAggggtgtgtgtcagtgtgtcttgTGAAAGTTATGATTTTTGTTCCCTCTTATCGTTTCTAAGGATTTTGTTCTAATCcagaaaatattaatataaacgaTCATGTAAACATCACAACACCTCTAAGGGTTCAGTGAGATGCTGCAGGTTTGGCTGCAGTTACTGTACAGAGCATCAGCCACAAGCTCTTTAATGATCATGATTATAGCATCTGCCAGCTGTTTTCATGCCTTCCGGCTGTGTGGCACCACAAACGAACACGTAATCATTGGACACAATCATCGGACTAGCCGAGTTAACAGACGCTCGCATGTCAGTGTGTGCCTCTAGTCCCACCTCTAATCACTGGACATGCCCACCTTTAGTCCCCAGACACGCCCACCTACAATTCCTGGACACGCCTACCTTTAGTCTATAGACACGCCCACCTCTAATACCTGGACACGCCCACCTCTAATCCCTGACACGCCCAATTTTAGTCCCTGGAAACAAGAGGCAGTAACCTAAGAGCATATACTCTTTACAAATCATTATAACAGTAAAATCTACCAAGAGAAAAGAATCATTTCATGTGAAGCAGGTCCACTCCAGCAGACGACAGCATGCTACGAGCTCAGAACATTATTCGGCAAAATGCACATAAATGCAGCCTtgaacacacaaaacagtccATGTTACTGACAAAAAGCACTACAACTTCTTCATCTGGTCATGTAGCCTGAAGTACAATCCTCCTCTTTGTCCTCAAATGAACAGTATTCTGTGTCTAttgcacctgtgtgtgatgCCATGTATCCTGTTTGCATGTggtcacacacactcgtatcAGAAATGTCATCAAGTTCCTCTTCTTGACTGCTCTGtgcttcagtctgtgtgtgacatAAAAGAGCAGTGTGAAGTTCTGAAGAACTTCCTGTCTGCAGATGTTCTCCTAATTCTTTAAGTAATAAAGGTAACAGAGGCTCTTTGACATCATTCGGGTCTTTTGCCTCCTCTTCCTCCGGTTGCATGGACTTCAACACCACGGACCACAGGTTAACATTCCCACagtctttctcttcctcttcttttttcttaatttcttcTCCTaatttttctcctccttttgtacTGGGAGGAATTAAGGCTTCCATAACTGGATCAAGTGAAGCTCCTAGGCTATAAGTTTGTTTGACCCCTTTGTACTGAACCTGTGAGAGCATTaaagtgtctgtggtgtgtgtgagagtgtcctCGAAGCTGCATCCTTTCGGATTCTCTGCAGCTTCACAATCAGACGCTGATCTCCCTTCGTCAGTGCTCACTGACTCGCTGGGAACCCCTCGGTCCATGTAGCCATGGTTGCTCTCTTCGTCCTCATTGTCATCATCCTCATctacatcatcttcatcatcgtcatcaccatcatcattgtTCTGCTGAGACGAGgataaaaaagacagaaaacatcAGATTCTTTCATGTTGccttcaccaaaaaaaaagtgatcaaTGTTCAACATTAGTCAAACCTTGTGGAgatcttttccttttttctttttcttgtgcTGATGATCTTCAGgcttctgtatctgtatgtTGTTCTCTAATTCAGCCACTGATATTAACAGCTCCTCCGGGGACAGGAAGTAGCCAGGAACAAGaatctgggggggggggggattgttTTATCCTTTAAACTGgttttgagttaaaaaaaaaaaaaaaaaggtgcaaaagtgcttttacACTCAGACATGGAAACAACGCTTGTGCCGCCTACACACAATTTACACAGCGCATGAGAATAAGAGGCGGTGTAATGGGTTTATATGGAAAAACTTTTCATTGTTTTCTCATTGTGGTCTGACCTTTAAAAGTTGACCAACAGTCTGAAAGTCTATTCTGCACATCTTCTGCTCGCTTTCCTACATCGGGCTTCTTTTACTCATCCTTTCagcatttattatttgtcaCTTACTTACCAGACTGAAAGAGGAAAAATCCCCCATCAAGGCAAACATGCTACCGTTAACTCAGAATAatagatttctgtttttgactaatgttttaagaaaataaagagaaatgtgCAAAAGGTTTGATTAGACGAGCGTTTGTAAGGTATACTATATATCTAAGGTTCAGGTATTGTTCATGTCTAAGTGTACAAGTAAACTCTCAGCTGACTTGTACTTCACTTAAAAAATCGATACGGTTCTGTCTGTGTTACTGTTTCCTTCACTTCCAAAAGCAAGCATTTGTCCCTATTATCTGGAGCTGTTTCTGtcacggggggcacggtggcttagtggttagcatgttcgcctcacacctccagggttgggggttcgattcccgcctccgccttgtgtgtgtggagtttgcatgttctccccgtgtctcgggggtttcctccaggtactccggtttccttccccggtccaaagacatgcatggtaggttgattggcatggtaggttgattggaaaattgtccgtagtgtgtcagtgtgtgagtgaatgagtgtgtgtgtgtgccctgtgatgggttggcactccgtccagggtgtatcctgcctcgatgcctgatgacgcctgagataggcacaggctccccgtgacgcaagaagttcggataagcggtagaaaacgaatgaatgtttctgtcacacatacacacatgcagagtAGTAAAGTAATACTACTCACCTGGATGTGTACTGTAAATCTACTGAATAATTTTGTGTGGTAAACTTTTGttcctatttttattattattattagtacaAATAAATCAAGGGAGTAACTGCAGGCGAGTCTAattcaatattaaatgtaataaattacaAGCTTGTGTAGTTTCTCAACAAAGAAATCCCGCAAGTGCACACGGGATGCTGATGAAATCTTGCCAATTAATAATTATCATTAGAGTTGCACTATGTAAGATATCCCTTTCAATTTAAAGAACTttaagtgtcctgcacagagcccggACTCTGACTCTCTTATTCTTTGAGTTTCAGTTCTGATTCTTTATTCCCAATAAGTAACCTATAAGTACATGTGAAACCTTCAGCCACACTGTTTATCTAAGTGAAATGAAACTAGCGTTGTTTTTATCAAGAAATGGAATTGTACAGCAATGTCAATAAAACCttgagggtgtgtatgtgtttgtgggtAGGTGTTTAGCAAGAAAACAGACTCCATATATTGCACggtattgtacacacacactcccacactccACTCTGCAGTGACTGACCACAGAAACACCCCACTGTGTATTAATATAGCAGCTGGCTGAGTGCACATTGtaccacatacatacacacacacattttatatatatatatatatatatatatatatatatatatatatatatatatatatatatatatatatatatattttacacacacagtatatataatcaCTTTCTCTGAATCTCTGCAATTTTGTTTAAGACCTCTTAAAGCCCCCCATAAAATAAGACGATTTAGATGCTTTACAGTCTTACCAGTGCTTTGGGAAGTCTGATGTTGGGCTTGCACAGAAAGCCAGTGTAGACCAGGAAGAACATGAAAGTCAGAAAACTCAATCCCAGCAGTACAGAGCTGGCAACACAAGCAGTCAGGAACGCCCCTGAAGAGAGACGTAAAGGAGAAGAGAAACACACCATGAGACAGAGCATTTCAGGATTATGTTAGttactgtttaaaaaagaaaataatctggTTTTAGGCAAatggtaaaaacaaacaaacaaacaaacaaacaaataaataaaaattggaaATGTGCCATAAAACTTGACACAAAAAATTGGAAATGTGTTTTATGGACTAAAAAACGAGACTGTACTTTTCTGCCATTGCAGAGTATCATGTGCTGAGTAATGCTGGTATTGTTAGTATTTTTCTCTATCAACCTGCTgctattatgttttgtttttaaccctGTGTTCAGATGGAACCTTGTATAATAAAGCTTTTTGTGTAAACCATGTTGTGATAACTGGTAATTTTATTCTCAGTTTATTGTCTTCAGATCTCTGTATTAGTCTTTTCGATGTTTCGTTGAACATTTTCGTGTATGatgattgttttttcttttcctttttttttggttctctTACTGTGGTTTGTGCATATCGCTTTGGAGAAACTGCTTTCTGAAAAATTCAATAGTGCATTTCCCGCTAAAACGTAGCTTTGCGTGGCAAATACCTAACAGCAAGTGAAGCAAACATGGGAACACTGAGGAGAATGCAGTTATACAGTAGGTGGGATTTACaatgctaaaaataaaacacaaatgtttaaaaggGCATTGAAGTCGGTGCATCCCCTTCACATCAGGACAGACTACACCGGCTTGCTGAGACGTCTAGAGGCTTTATAGGAAAATTCGTGTACATCTAGCTACGTCCCTGATGCAACAAAGTGGAAAAAATTGTCAGTGCGATTTTTGGATGTtctttcaagtcaagtcaagtcaagaatctttcattgtcatttcaactatatacgtatagctgttgcagtacaacgtttgagacaaagtttctccaggacgtggtgctacatagaacaaatacatagctaaggacttagtcattagtcctagatacataaagtgaatctgtgcaacctggtgcaaacaagacaaacaagacagtgcaggacaaacaagacagtgcagacaaaaaaaattacaatacaatacacaaaagacaataaacagaaacagcgccagtgtaaattctgtgtgttaaacaatattgcgtgtgcaatactagaaaaaaacagtgttatagcagcaagTTCCTTGAAATAATGTAAAGGACTGTACATAACAGCAAAGACTGAAATGTgacaaaaacagtgtgtaaaaacagcatttaaacaggttgatggatgtatattggaagtgtgtgtatttgttgtaggtctgtgcagtccatacagttgatgtgcgtgtgtgttgtgctcagtacagttcagtttagttattaaggagtctgatggcttgtgggaacaAACTGTTACCTTTCTGGTACCTTTTTCAAGGAGTATTAAATTTAGTGTATTAAATGAGGTGAACAAACCAATCAACTTAACACCAAAGTCTTGCGATACACTGCAGGGAAAACCGTGTATTCTGAGAGAAACAGCctttaatcttttcttttttttttttgtttttttttatttataagcagAAGTTACTGTTTCTGATAAGGTCAAATGCAGCATGGAAATACTGAAGTAAGGGAAGAAGACTAGCAGTCATGTGTTTAGTCATGAACTTTATAGTTCAGAGTTGAGTTATGACGACACAGTGAGGACTAAACACCTGATTAACTTAATCAATATGTACACTGGGTGGAGTTTCATtcttatttacattgacattatttcctgtccagtgtcacacaaatgaggatgaggttcccttctgtgtctggttcctctcaaagtttcttcctcatttcttCCTCTCAGGACGTTTTTGCTTGTCACCGttacctccgg
This genomic window contains:
- the crfb1 gene encoding cytokine receptor family member b1 isoform X2 — its product is MRLLSLLFVYLLVLDSEGAVPAPVNAHVMSNNFIHILQWSPGKGTQPGTVYEVKVGNNAIHNISVTSVNISEHMKDKYKLYIIWLSASFGTSSSSKVQIFFTPYTSTIIGPPILSLSGCGNCLNISIELPNRQSSSNFYNAINFYILWGKVKDEKDDCHSQINNFQSKKSVPYSYTLANLQPGERYCVQAQPKVRSLPEHKQLNSCACEFTSRIEPRGGAFLTACVASSVLLGLSFLTFMFFLVYTGFLCKPNIRLPKALILVPGYFLSPEELLISVAELENNIQIQKPEDHQHKKKKKGKDLHKNNDDGDDDDEDDVDEDDDNEDEESNHGYMDRGVPSESVSTDEGRSASDCEAAENPKGCSFEDTLTHTTDTLMLSQVQYKGVKQTYSLGASLDPVMEALIPPSTKGGEKLGEEIKKKEEEEKDCGNVNLWSVVLKSMQPEEEEAKDPNDVKEPLLPLLLKELGEHLQTGSSSELHTALLCHTQTEAQSSQEEELDDISDTSVCDHMQTGYMASHTGAIDTEYCSFEDKEEDCTSGYMTR
- the crfb1 gene encoding cytokine receptor family member b1 isoform X1, which gives rise to MRLLSLLFVYLLVLDSEGAVPAPVNAHVMSNNFIHILQWSPGKGTQPGTVYEVKVGNNAIHNISVTSVNISEHMKDKYKLYIIWLSASFGTSSSSKVQIFFTPYTSTIIGPPILSLSGCGNCLNISIELPNRQSSSNFYNAINFYILWGKVKDEKDDCHSQINNFQSKKSVPYSYTLANLQPGERYCVQAQPKVRSLPEHKQLNSCACEFTSRIEPRGGAFLTACVASSVLLGLSFLTFMFFLVYTGFLCKPNIRLPKALILVPGYFLSPEELLISVAELENNIQIQKPEDHQHKKKKKGKDLHKQNNDDGDDDDEDDVDEDDDNEDEESNHGYMDRGVPSESVSTDEGRSASDCEAAENPKGCSFEDTLTHTTDTLMLSQVQYKGVKQTYSLGASLDPVMEALIPPSTKGGEKLGEEIKKKEEEEKDCGNVNLWSVVLKSMQPEEEEAKDPNDVKEPLLPLLLKELGEHLQTGSSSELHTALLCHTQTEAQSSQEEELDDISDTSVCDHMQTGYMASHTGAIDTEYCSFEDKEEDCTSGYMTR